In the genome of Xanthomonas translucens pv. cerealis, one region contains:
- the fabA gene encoding 3-hydroxyacyl-[acyl-carrier-protein] dehydratase FabA, producing the protein MSRLTSYSREHLLASARGELFGAEAARLPNDPMLMFDRISHIDDNGGTHGKGVVRAELDVRPDLWFFGCHFIDDPVMPGCLGLDALWQLTGFFLTWIGAPGRGRALGVGEVKFSGQVLPTAKQVVYELDISRVINRKLVMAVADGRMSVDGREIYTAKDLRVGLFTSTEAF; encoded by the coding sequence ATGAGCCGCCTCACTTCGTATTCACGCGAACACCTTCTCGCCAGCGCGCGCGGCGAGCTGTTCGGCGCCGAGGCCGCACGCCTGCCCAACGATCCGATGCTGATGTTCGACCGCATCAGCCACATCGACGACAACGGCGGCACGCACGGCAAGGGCGTGGTCCGCGCCGAACTCGACGTGCGCCCGGACCTGTGGTTCTTCGGCTGCCATTTCATCGACGATCCGGTGATGCCCGGTTGCCTGGGCCTGGATGCGCTGTGGCAATTGACCGGTTTCTTCCTGACCTGGATCGGCGCGCCCGGCCGCGGCCGCGCGCTGGGCGTGGGCGAAGTGAAGTTCAGCGGACAGGTGCTGCCGACCGCCAAGCAGGTGGTCTACGAGCTGGACATCAGCCGGGTCATCAACCGCAAGCTGGTGATGGCAGTGGCCGACGGGCGCATGTCGGTGGACGGCCGCGAGATCTACACCGCCAAGGACCTGCGCGTGGGCCTGTTCACCTCGACGGAGGCGTTCTGA
- the fabB gene encoding beta-ketoacyl-ACP synthase I — translation MRRVAITGMGITSCLGNDLDTVSRALRESRAGIRANLEAAEHGLRSQVAGDVQLDLEALVDRKLKRFMGDASAYAYLALRDAIADAGLDEAVVSDVRTGLIAGSGGGSSHWQVEAADLLRNRGVRKVGPYMVPRTMCSAVSANLATAFKIKGVSYSLSAACATSAHCIGAAADLIRHGQQDVMFAGGGEELDWTMSLMFDAMGALSSGFNERPAVASRPYDAERDGFVIAGGGGMLVLEDYDRAVARGARIHAELLGYGVTSDGADMVAPSGEGAVRCMQMAMQGVAAPIDYLNTHGTSTPLGDVTELGAVREVFGDAVPPLSSTKALSGHSLGAASVHEAIYCLLMMRDGFIAGSANIDALDPRAEGFPIVRESREATLRTVMSNSFGFGGTNAALVFGRV, via the coding sequence ATGCGCCGCGTCGCGATCACCGGCATGGGCATCACCTCATGCCTGGGCAACGACCTGGACACGGTGTCGCGCGCGCTGCGCGAGAGCCGCGCCGGCATCCGCGCCAACCTCGAGGCGGCCGAACACGGCCTGCGCAGCCAGGTCGCCGGCGACGTGCAGCTGGACCTGGAAGCGCTGGTCGATCGCAAGCTCAAGCGCTTCATGGGCGACGCGTCGGCGTACGCCTACCTGGCGCTGCGCGATGCGATCGCCGACGCCGGCCTGGACGAGGCCGTGGTCAGCGACGTGCGCACCGGCCTGATCGCCGGCTCCGGCGGCGGCTCCAGCCACTGGCAGGTGGAAGCGGCGGATTTGCTGCGCAACCGCGGCGTGCGCAAGGTCGGCCCGTATATGGTGCCGCGCACGATGTGCTCGGCGGTCTCGGCCAACCTGGCCACCGCGTTCAAGATCAAGGGCGTCAGCTATTCGCTGTCGGCGGCGTGCGCGACCTCGGCGCACTGCATCGGCGCGGCAGCGGACCTGATCCGCCACGGCCAGCAGGACGTGATGTTCGCCGGCGGCGGCGAAGAGCTGGACTGGACCATGAGCCTGATGTTCGATGCGATGGGGGCGCTGTCCAGCGGCTTCAACGAGCGCCCGGCGGTGGCCTCGCGCCCGTACGACGCCGAGCGCGACGGCTTCGTCATCGCCGGCGGCGGCGGCATGCTGGTGCTGGAAGACTACGACCGCGCGGTGGCGCGCGGCGCACGCATCCATGCCGAACTGCTCGGCTACGGCGTGACCTCCGACGGCGCCGACATGGTCGCCCCGTCCGGCGAAGGCGCGGTGCGTTGCATGCAGATGGCGATGCAGGGCGTGGCTGCGCCGATCGACTACCTCAACACGCACGGCACCTCGACACCGCTGGGCGACGTCACCGAACTGGGCGCGGTGCGAGAAGTGTTCGGCGATGCGGTGCCGCCGCTGTCCTCGACCAAGGCGCTGTCCGGGCATTCGCTGGGCGCGGCCAGCGTGCACGAAGCGATCTACTGCCTGTTGATGATGCGCGACGGCTTCATCGCCGGCTCGGCCAACATCGACGCGCTGGACCCGCGCGCCGAAGGTTTCCCGATCGTGCGCGAGAGCCGCGAGGCGACCTTGCGCACGGTGATGTCCAACAGCTTCGGCTTCGGCGGCACCAACGCCGCGCTGGTGTTCGGGCGCGTTTGA
- the dinB gene encoding DNA polymerase IV, whose amino-acid sequence MRKIIHVDMDAFYASVEQRDDPALRGKPVVVAWRGMRSVVCAASYEARVFGIRSAMPALRAERLCPDAIFVPPDFARYKAVSRQVREIFQRHTDLIEPLSLDEAYLDVTVPKGELATATEIAQTIRAQIREETALTASAGIAPNKFLAKIASDWRKPDGQFVIRPHQVDAFLTPLPVSKVHGVGKVMQAKLAALGIVTVGDLRTHGEAELEARFGSFGSRLYQRARGIDQRPVQADQQVQSISSEDTFAEDLALDALEPAIRLLAEKTWTATRRTERIARTVVLKLKTAQFRILTRSFTPEQPPDSLQALTDIALALRQRVDLPASTRYRLVGVGLAGFHEPEPMQAQGRLFR is encoded by the coding sequence ATGCGCAAGATCATTCACGTCGACATGGATGCGTTCTACGCGTCCGTGGAGCAGCGTGACGATCCCGCATTGCGCGGCAAGCCGGTGGTGGTGGCCTGGCGCGGCATGCGTTCGGTGGTGTGCGCCGCGTCGTACGAGGCGCGCGTGTTCGGCATCCGCTCGGCGATGCCGGCGTTGCGCGCCGAGCGCTTGTGCCCGGACGCGATCTTCGTGCCGCCGGATTTCGCGCGCTACAAGGCGGTATCGCGGCAGGTGCGCGAGATCTTCCAGCGCCACACCGATCTGATCGAGCCGCTGTCGCTGGACGAAGCCTATCTCGACGTCACCGTGCCGAAGGGCGAGCTGGCCACCGCCACCGAGATCGCGCAGACCATCCGCGCGCAGATCCGCGAGGAAACCGCGCTGACCGCCTCGGCCGGCATCGCGCCGAACAAGTTCCTTGCCAAGATCGCGTCGGATTGGCGCAAACCCGATGGGCAGTTCGTGATCCGCCCGCACCAGGTGGACGCGTTCCTGACCCCGCTGCCGGTCAGCAAGGTGCACGGCGTGGGCAAGGTGATGCAGGCCAAGCTGGCGGCGCTGGGCATCGTCACCGTCGGCGACCTGCGCACGCACGGCGAGGCGGAACTGGAAGCGCGCTTCGGCAGTTTCGGCTCGCGCCTGTACCAGCGCGCGCGTGGCATCGACCAGCGGCCGGTGCAAGCGGACCAGCAGGTGCAGTCGATTTCTTCGGAAGACACCTTCGCCGAAGACCTGGCGCTGGACGCGCTGGAGCCGGCGATCCGGCTGCTGGCGGAAAAGACCTGGACCGCGACCCGCCGCACCGAGCGCATCGCGCGCACCGTGGTGCTGAAGCTGAAGACCGCGCAGTTCCGCATCCTGACCCGCAGCTTCACGCCCGAGCAGCCGCCGGATTCGCTGCAGGCGCTGACCGACATCGCGCTGGCCCTGCGCCAGCGCGTCGACTTGCCCGCGTCCACGCGCTACCGCCTGGTCGGCGTGGGCCTGGCCGGCTTCCACGAACCCGAGCCGATGCAGGCCCAGGGGCGGCTGTTCCGCTGA